One genomic region from Sphingomonas paeninsulae encodes:
- a CDS encoding A24 family peptidase: MMGDLHIMVLAALAVLLIVASITDWFTRTIENWLNLSIAIGAPLWWWANGSALWPDVAIIVAQAAIVFAIFAGLFALGAMGGGDVKMIGALALWFPPLQFLHLISVMAVAGGVLTVAMLIRHKIHNFEGRPEIPYGIAIAFAGLWEIYQTIS, from the coding sequence ATGATGGGGGATTTACATATCATGGTACTGGCCGCGCTTGCCGTGCTGCTGATCGTCGCGTCGATCACCGACTGGTTTACGCGCACGATCGAGAATTGGCTGAACCTGTCGATCGCGATTGGTGCGCCATTATGGTGGTGGGCAAATGGTTCCGCGCTTTGGCCCGATGTCGCGATCATCGTCGCGCAGGCTGCGATTGTGTTTGCGATCTTTGCCGGGCTGTTCGCGCTGGGTGCGATGGGTGGCGGCGACGTCAAGATGATCGGCGCGCTGGCCCTGTGGTTTCCGCCGCTGCAATTTTTGCACCTGATTTCAGTGATGGCAGTTGCCGGTGGCGTACTGACGGTCGCGATGCTGATCCGGCACAAAATACACAATTTCGAAGGGCGCCCTGAGATTCCTTATGGAATTGCAATCGCTTTCGCGGGGCTCTGGGAAATCTACCAAACGATATCTTAA
- the thrB gene encoding homoserine kinase yields MAVYTHVSAEEMAALLLRYDAGTLTSAKGIAEGVENSNFLIDTSGGQDGERFILTLYEKRVDAGDLPFFFALLDHLAANGVPVPRAIRDRDNKQLQQVAGRPGCLIEFLPGVSVSHPNPAQAHAAGQALGQMHAALTDFKLDRPNTMGPEGWHELAAKCSGDLDAIAPGLSVRVTAELEWLDGAWPRDLPRAVVHADLFPDNVLMRGDDVGGLIDFYFACTEVRAWDIAVTHAAWSFDNDGTGYRPEIGDAIIAGYDAAFGLSDAERAAFPALARGACLRFLLTRAWDWLNTPAGALVTRKDPLAFLRRLDHYARL; encoded by the coding sequence ATGGCTGTTTATACTCATGTTTCCGCCGAAGAAATGGCGGCGCTGCTGCTGCGTTACGATGCTGGCACGCTGACCTCTGCCAAGGGGATCGCGGAGGGCGTCGAAAACAGTAACTTCCTAATCGACACGAGCGGCGGCCAGGATGGTGAACGGTTCATCCTGACACTTTACGAAAAGCGCGTGGACGCAGGAGATCTGCCTTTTTTCTTCGCTCTGCTCGATCATCTTGCGGCGAATGGCGTGCCGGTGCCGCGCGCTATTCGTGATCGGGATAATAAGCAATTACAGCAGGTTGCCGGGAGACCTGGATGCCTGATCGAGTTTCTTCCCGGTGTCTCCGTCAGCCATCCGAATCCCGCGCAGGCCCATGCTGCAGGACAGGCTTTGGGCCAGATGCACGCCGCACTGACCGACTTTAAGCTGGATCGTCCGAATACGATGGGACCGGAGGGCTGGCATGAACTGGCGGCAAAATGCAGCGGCGATCTGGACGCAATCGCGCCCGGACTGTCGGTGCGCGTAACAGCGGAACTCGAATGGCTGGACGGTGCGTGGCCGCGCGATTTGCCCCGCGCTGTCGTTCATGCCGATCTGTTTCCAGACAATGTGTTAATGCGCGGCGATGATGTTGGCGGATTGATCGACTTTTACTTTGCCTGCACCGAAGTTCGGGCATGGGACATTGCCGTCACCCATGCCGCGTGGAGCTTTGATAACGATGGGACCGGATATCGCCCGGAAATCGGCGATGCGATCATTGCCGGATACGACGCGGCATTCGGGCTTTCCGATGCGGAGCGCGCAGCGTTTCCGGCGCTGGCGCGCGGGGCCTGCCTTCGCTTCTTGCTGACGCGTGCTTGGGACTGGTTGAACACGCCCGCCGGTGCGCTGGTCACGCGAAAAGACCCACTCGCTTTCCTTCGCAGGCTCGACCATTACGCGCGCCTATGA
- a CDS encoding YegP family protein, whose amino-acid sequence MAHKFVIEQNKAGEYVAKFKYNSEVIFWTEGYASKAGAKNAIESVKKNGPGAEVDPE is encoded by the coding sequence ATGGCTCACAAATTCGTGATCGAACAGAATAAGGCTGGCGAGTATGTCGCCAAGTTCAAATATAATTCTGAAGTGATCTTCTGGACTGAGGGCTATGCTTCGAAGGCTGGTGCCAAAAACGCTATCGAATCGGTGAAAAAGAATGGCCCCGGTGCCGAAGTCGACCCTGAATAG
- the gcvT gene encoding glycine cleavage system aminomethyltransferase GcvT, giving the protein MKWLEGRALATIPSRGDQPLSEDYEIEIEQLPLDAWHRANGARMVEFAGYHMPIQYEGIIAEHLWTRENAGLFDVSHMGQLLISEDGAAEALEAILPSDIIGLPVNKMRYSLLLDEDGGILDDLMVSTREDGIYMVVNGAVKYEDIGHIREFLPDEIAMNHMEDQALLALQGPKAVEALSRVVPGVEKLFFMECAAFGDLWISRSGYTGEDGFEISVPADRVEALATELCAQPEVKPIGLGARDSLRLEAGLPLYGHDLDPATDPVSAGLTFAIQKRRREQGGFPGAATIQKYLSEGAPTKRVGLNVSGRQPAREGAEIYAGDTLVGKVTSGGFSPSLQSPIAMGYVSSAHATPGTQLEIDVRGKRLSATVAPMPFVPHRYHRKGATK; this is encoded by the coding sequence ATGAAGTGGCTGGAAGGCCGCGCATTGGCCACCATTCCGTCCCGTGGAGATCAGCCGTTGAGCGAAGATTACGAAATCGAAATCGAACAACTCCCGCTCGACGCATGGCACCGAGCCAATGGCGCGCGCATGGTCGAGTTCGCGGGCTATCATATGCCTATCCAGTATGAAGGCATCATCGCCGAACACCTCTGGACGCGCGAAAATGCCGGGCTGTTCGACGTCAGCCACATGGGGCAACTCCTGATCTCCGAAGACGGTGCGGCAGAGGCGCTCGAAGCGATCCTGCCCAGCGACATCATCGGTCTGCCCGTCAACAAGATGCGCTATTCGCTGCTGCTCGACGAGGATGGTGGCATCCTTGACGATCTGATGGTCAGCACCCGCGAAGACGGCATCTATATGGTCGTCAACGGCGCGGTGAAGTATGAGGATATCGGTCATATCCGGGAATTCCTGCCCGATGAAATCGCCATGAACCACATGGAAGATCAGGCTCTGCTCGCGCTTCAGGGGCCGAAGGCGGTCGAAGCCCTGTCCCGCGTCGTCCCCGGCGTCGAAAAGCTGTTCTTCATGGAGTGCGCCGCGTTCGGCGACCTGTGGATCAGTCGTTCGGGCTACACCGGCGAGGATGGCTTCGAAATCTCGGTCCCCGCCGACCGGGTGGAAGCGCTTGCCACCGAACTTTGCGCCCAGCCCGAAGTGAAACCCATCGGCCTCGGCGCCCGCGATTCGCTCCGGCTGGAGGCTGGCCTGCCTCTCTACGGCCACGACCTCGACCCAGCCACCGATCCGGTCAGCGCGGGGCTGACCTTCGCCATCCAGAAACGCCGCCGCGAACAGGGCGGCTTCCCCGGCGCGGCTACTATCCAGAAATATTTGTCCGAAGGCGCCCCCACAAAGCGCGTCGGCCTGAACGTCTCCGGTCGTCAGCCCGCCCGCGAAGGTGCCGAAATCTACGCTGGCGACACACTCGTCGGCAAAGTCACCTCCGGCGGCTTCTCACCCAGCCTCCAGTCACCAATCGCAATGGGCTATGTTTCGTCAGCCCACGCCACCCCCGGCACGCAACTTGAAATCGACGTTCGCGGCAAACGCCTGTCCGCCACGGTCGCGCCAATGCCGTTCGTCCCCCACCGCTACCACCGCAAGGGAGCCACAAAATGA
- the ispH gene encoding 4-hydroxy-3-methylbut-2-enyl diphosphate reductase, with the protein MTLPHLELVIAAPRGFCAGVDRAIRIVELAIERHGAPVYVRHEVVHNRFVVDSLKAKGAIFVEELDEVPDGAPVVFSAHGVPKSVPADAQARGLEYLDATCPLVSKVHRQAERLVETGRHILFIGHEGHPEVIGTFGQVPAGQMTLVETVADVAALIPADPARLAFLTQTTLSVDDTAEIVAALRAKFPFIHGPRGEDICYATSNRQEAVKRMSGRCEAMLVIGAPNSSNSLRLVEVAERNGVRARLIERAADIDFEWLGMPKSLGLTAGASAPELLVREVVACLAKRFSITESVVEAAVETIEFKLPRGLAA; encoded by the coding sequence ATGACGCTCCCTCATCTCGAACTGGTTATAGCGGCTCCGCGCGGTTTTTGTGCCGGCGTGGACCGGGCGATCCGCATCGTAGAACTCGCCATCGAACGACATGGAGCCCCAGTCTATGTCCGCCACGAAGTTGTCCACAACCGTTTCGTCGTCGACAGCCTGAAAGCAAAGGGTGCCATCTTTGTCGAGGAACTGGACGAAGTTCCCGACGGCGCGCCGGTCGTGTTTTCGGCACATGGCGTACCGAAATCGGTGCCGGCCGACGCGCAGGCGCGTGGTCTGGAATATCTGGATGCCACCTGCCCACTGGTTTCGAAGGTGCATCGGCAGGCCGAGCGACTGGTCGAAACCGGACGCCATATCCTTTTTATCGGTCACGAGGGACACCCCGAAGTCATCGGCACGTTTGGACAGGTTCCCGCCGGTCAGATGACCCTGGTCGAGACGGTGGCCGATGTGGCGGCTCTAATTCCGGCCGATCCGGCTCGACTGGCTTTCCTGACACAAACAACCTTATCGGTGGACGACACGGCAGAGATCGTCGCGGCTTTAAGAGCGAAGTTTCCGTTCATTCATGGACCACGCGGCGAGGACATTTGTTACGCAACCTCGAACCGGCAGGAAGCGGTTAAGCGCATGTCCGGGCGCTGCGAAGCGATGCTCGTTATCGGGGCTCCGAATTCGTCAAATTCGTTAAGGTTGGTCGAAGTGGCCGAACGCAACGGCGTTCGTGCGCGCCTGATCGAAAGGGCGGCGGATATTGATTTCGAATGGCTGGGAATGCCCAAATCACTGGGGCTTACGGCCGGAGCGTCCGCGCCAGAGCTTTTGGTGCGCGAAGTCGTTGCCTGTCTGGCTAAACGGTTTTCGATCACAGAATCGGTGGTCGAAGCGGCGGTCGAGACGATCGAGTTCAAGCTGCCACGCGGTCTGGCTGCCTAG
- the gcvH gene encoding glycine cleavage system protein GcvH, translated as MSRYFTTDHEWIDVAADGETATVGITDYAQGQLGDIVFVEVPASGTRIEKGGDAAVVESVKAASDVYAPVSGTVSEGNPALEGDPSLVNSAAETDGWFFTLVLNDKGELDGLMDETAYKAFVAGL; from the coding sequence ATGAGCCGTTATTTCACCACCGACCATGAATGGATCGACGTCGCAGCCGATGGCGAAACCGCGACCGTCGGCATCACCGACTACGCCCAGGGCCAGCTCGGCGACATCGTGTTCGTCGAAGTTCCAGCATCCGGCACCCGCATTGAAAAGGGCGGCGACGCTGCCGTTGTCGAATCGGTCAAAGCCGCCTCCGACGTGTACGCCCCCGTCTCCGGCACCGTCAGCGAAGGCAATCCCGCGCTCGAAGGCGACCCCTCGCTCGTCAACAGCGCTGCTGAAACCGACGGCTGGTTCTTCACTCTTGTTCTGAATGACAAGGGCGAACTCGACGGCCTGATGGACGAAACCGCCTATAAAGCCTTTGTCGCGGGACTTTAA
- the rnhA gene encoding ribonuclease HI: MTEMPSVEIATDGACKGNPGPGGWGAIIRSGTRERELAGGEKLTTNNRMEMTAAIEALNALTQPCRVKLSTDSRYVMDGLTKWIHGWQKNGWRTADRKPVKNAELWQALLAAAKPHRIDWIWVKGHAGHADNERADKLASDAAVAASR; this comes from the coding sequence ATGACTGAAATGCCGAGCGTCGAGATTGCCACCGATGGTGCATGCAAGGGCAATCCCGGCCCCGGTGGCTGGGGAGCGATCATCCGTTCGGGCACGCGCGAACGCGAGCTGGCGGGCGGTGAAAAGCTGACCACCAATAACCGGATGGAAATGACGGCGGCGATCGAGGCGCTCAACGCGTTGACGCAACCATGCCGCGTCAAACTATCCACCGACAGTCGTTATGTGATGGACGGCCTGACCAAATGGATTCACGGCTGGCAAAAGAACGGCTGGCGGACGGCGGATCGCAAGCCGGTGAAAAACGCAGAACTATGGCAAGCGCTGTTAGCCGCAGCCAAGCCTCACCGGATCGACTGGATCTGGGTAAAGGGCCATGCGGGCCATGCCGACAATGAGCGTGCCGACAAGCTGGCTAGCGACGCAGCCGTGGCCGCGTCGCGCTAA
- the gcvPA gene encoding aminomethyl-transferring glycine dehydrogenase subunit GcvPA gives MRYLPLTDTDRTAMLATIGASSVDDLFIDVPEFARLTGPIKGLPLHAPELAVDRHLSALAKKNRAAGDGPFFLGCGAYKHHVPASVDHLIQRGEFLTAYTPYQPEIAQGTLQVLFEFQTQVARLFGTDVANASMYDGSTACWEAITMARRITKRGKALLSCGLHPHYVSVAQTMARFTGDVLDTAAPALTAETDIARLIDAIDSETSCVVVQYPDILGRIEDLTELAAKAHANGALLIAVVTEPVALGALNPPGEMGADIVVGEGQSLGVGLQFGGPYVGLFGCKDKYVRQMPGRLCGETVDAEGKRGFVLTLSTREQHIRREKATSNICTNSGLCALAFSIHMTLLGERGLRELANLNHELACIAADRLAQIPGVRVVNETFFNEFTIALPREARPIVRTLADAGVLAGVSLGRLYPDVENLKNGLVIAVTETTTVEDIEALATALTGALA, from the coding sequence ATGCGCTATTTGCCCCTGACCGACACCGACCGGACCGCGATGCTCGCCACCATCGGTGCATCCAGCGTCGACGATCTGTTCATCGACGTACCCGAATTCGCGCGCCTGACGGGGCCGATAAAGGGTCTGCCCCTCCACGCCCCCGAACTCGCAGTCGACCGGCACCTTTCCGCCCTCGCCAAAAAGAACCGCGCAGCAGGCGACGGCCCGTTCTTCCTCGGCTGTGGCGCGTATAAACACCATGTCCCCGCCAGCGTCGATCACCTGATCCAGCGCGGCGAGTTCCTGACGGCCTACACCCCATACCAGCCCGAAATCGCGCAAGGCACGTTGCAAGTCCTGTTCGAATTCCAGACGCAGGTCGCTCGCCTGTTCGGCACCGACGTCGCCAACGCGTCCATGTACGACGGCTCGACCGCCTGCTGGGAAGCCATCACCATGGCCCGCCGCATCACGAAACGCGGCAAGGCACTCCTGTCCTGCGGCCTCCATCCACATTATGTCAGCGTCGCGCAGACGATGGCGCGCTTCACCGGCGACGTTCTCGACACCGCAGCCCCCGCGCTCACAGCCGAAACTGATATCGCCCGCCTGATCGACGCCATCGACAGCGAAACCTCGTGCGTCGTCGTCCAATACCCCGACATCCTCGGCCGTATCGAAGACCTCACTGAACTCGCAGCCAAAGCCCATGCGAACGGCGCGCTCCTGATCGCCGTCGTCACCGAACCCGTCGCTCTCGGCGCACTAAACCCGCCCGGAGAAATGGGCGCAGACATCGTCGTCGGCGAAGGCCAGTCGCTCGGCGTCGGCCTGCAATTCGGCGGCCCCTATGTCGGCCTGTTTGGCTGCAAGGACAAATACGTCCGCCAGATGCCCGGTCGCCTCTGTGGCGAAACCGTGGATGCAGAGGGAAAACGCGGCTTCGTCCTCACCCTTTCGACCCGCGAACAGCATATCCGCCGGGAAAAGGCGACCTCGAACATCTGCACCAACTCCGGCCTGTGCGCTCTGGCCTTCTCGATCCACATGACCTTGCTCGGCGAACGGGGATTACGCGAACTCGCGAACCTGAACCACGAACTGGCCTGCATCGCCGCCGATCGCCTGGCGCAGATCCCCGGCGTCCGTGTCGTCAACGAAACCTTCTTCAACGAATTCACCATCGCGCTCCCCCGCGAAGCTCGCCCCATCGTCCGCACACTGGCCGATGCCGGTGTCCTCGCCGGTGTCTCGCTCGGTCGCCTGTACCCGGATGTCGAGAACCTGAAAAACGGCCTCGTCATCGCCGTCACCGAAACCACCACGGTCGAGGATATCGAAGCCCTCGCCACCGCCCTGACAGGAGCGCTCGCATGA
- a CDS encoding alpha/beta fold hydrolase: MFFDRRRIPADATVSMASAPDGWPLRTYFQPRRGKARGSILWLSGRGDIFEKYLESLDQWAASGRSVTSFDWRGQGGSGRLGADPRVGHVDDFATWIDDLAAFFDDWRHREPGPHFVMGHSMGGHLLLRALAERRIAPDAVVLSAPMLGFDTGPLPFSWAASFAHLMARVTSSRHAAWKSNEKPSLPGVSRQSLLTHDDARYADELWWKKQDSVLVLGPPSWTWLDAAFRSIALLRRPQAVEHITQSILIVGTDGDRLVSPRAIRDFAPRLPHAKLFMLDKNAAHEVLRERDELRDQVMAEITAFLDQRS; encoded by the coding sequence ATGTTCTTCGACCGCCGCCGAATTCCCGCCGACGCCACTGTCTCCATGGCGTCCGCGCCCGACGGTTGGCCGTTGCGAACCTATTTCCAGCCACGAAGGGGAAAGGCGCGGGGGTCGATTCTGTGGCTCAGCGGGCGCGGCGATATTTTTGAGAAGTATCTGGAAAGCCTCGATCAATGGGCCGCTTCCGGCCGCTCCGTGACCAGCTTCGACTGGCGCGGACAGGGCGGTTCAGGCCGATTGGGAGCCGATCCGCGCGTGGGGCACGTCGATGATTTCGCCACATGGATCGATGATCTTGCGGCGTTTTTCGACGACTGGCGTCACCGTGAACCCGGTCCTCATTTCGTGATGGGCCATTCGATGGGTGGCCATTTGCTGCTCCGCGCCCTTGCCGAACGTCGCATCGCTCCCGATGCGGTGGTCCTCTCTGCACCGATGCTCGGGTTCGACACCGGGCCATTGCCGTTTTCATGGGCTGCATCGTTCGCTCACTTGATGGCCCGCGTTACCAGCAGCCGTCATGCCGCGTGGAAGAGCAACGAAAAACCGTCGCTGCCCGGCGTGTCGCGTCAGAGCTTGCTGACGCACGACGACGCCCGCTACGCCGATGAGCTCTGGTGGAAGAAACAGGACTCCGTGCTCGTCCTCGGCCCGCCAAGCTGGACATGGCTGGACGCTGCCTTTCGCTCGATCGCCCTGCTGCGTCGCCCGCAAGCCGTGGAGCATATCACGCAATCAATTCTCATCGTCGGCACCGATGGCGACCGACTTGTCAGCCCGCGTGCGATCCGCGATTTTGCCCCGCGGCTGCCTCACGCAAAACTGTTCATGCTGGATAAGAATGCTGCACACGAAGTCCTTCGTGAACGGGACGAATTGCGCGATCAGGTGATGGCTGAGATTACCGCATTTCTGGACCAGCGATCATGA
- a CDS encoding NAD(P)/FAD-dependent oxidoreductase: MTFDFAIIGAGIAGASLAAELAPHASVVLLEAEDQPGYHSTGRSAALWHETLGGPFIQPLTTRSFDALNDGGFLSARGSLSVAEPQHIALLDEMQAKFAGTVALQRMSYEDIRARVPRAKPILAAGLLEPTCADIDVAALHAAVLSRFRRAGGTVETGFRVEAIERLAKGWRVSAGDKAIEATTIVNAAGAWGDVVAKLAGAEPLGLQPCRRTIAQVRVDGDDVPADLPMVTDVGGSFYFKPEGPNRLWLCPQDETPVDPGDAAPEDIDVAIAIDRFESVTDWKVLAVERKWAGLRTFAPDRLPIYGFDPIISGLFWCAGQGGIGIQTSPAAARLSAAILLGQIPEIDPAPYSPMRFC, from the coding sequence ATGACCTTCGACTTTGCAATCATCGGCGCAGGGATCGCTGGTGCCAGCCTCGCCGCCGAACTGGCCCCGCACGCGTCGGTCGTGCTTCTCGAAGCCGAGGATCAGCCGGGCTACCACTCAACCGGCCGGTCGGCGGCGCTGTGGCACGAGACGCTGGGCGGACCGTTCATCCAGCCATTAACGACGCGTTCGTTCGATGCGCTGAACGATGGTGGTTTCCTTAGTGCGCGCGGCTCACTGAGCGTTGCAGAACCACAGCATATTGCCCTGCTCGATGAAATGCAGGCGAAGTTTGCGGGGACCGTCGCTCTGCAACGCATGAGCTATGAGGATATTCGTGCACGAGTTCCGCGCGCAAAGCCGATACTTGCCGCTGGCCTGCTTGAACCGACTTGCGCCGATATCGATGTCGCTGCGCTTCATGCGGCGGTCCTGTCCCGGTTCCGGCGCGCGGGTGGGACGGTGGAAACCGGCTTCCGGGTCGAGGCAATCGAACGTCTGGCAAAGGGCTGGCGTGTGTCCGCTGGCGATAAAGCCATCGAAGCCACGACTATCGTCAATGCGGCCGGAGCATGGGGCGATGTCGTAGCCAAACTTGCCGGTGCCGAACCACTCGGCCTGCAACCCTGCCGCCGCACGATCGCGCAGGTGCGTGTCGATGGCGACGATGTACCTGCCGACCTGCCAATGGTCACAGACGTTGGGGGCAGTTTCTATTTCAAGCCCGAGGGTCCGAACCGGCTCTGGCTTTGTCCGCAGGACGAAACTCCGGTCGACCCCGGCGATGCTGCTCCCGAAGACATTGATGTCGCCATCGCCATCGACCGGTTCGAAAGTGTAACCGACTGGAAGGTTCTCGCGGTCGAACGCAAATGGGCCGGCCTGCGTACCTTCGCGCCCGATCGTTTGCCGATCTACGGCTTTGACCCAATTATTTCGGGGCTTTTCTGGTGTGCAGGACAGGGGGGCATCGGTATCCAGACTTCACCGGCTGCCGCGCGCTTGTCTGCGGCAATTCTGCTGGGCCAAATCCCTGAAATCGACCCCGCGCCCTATTCGCCCATGCGTTTTTGCTGA